Proteins found in one Alicyclobacillus cycloheptanicus genomic segment:
- a CDS encoding beta-ketoacyl-[acyl-carrier-protein] synthase family protein, producing the protein MTTEPMRIAVTGRGTVSPHGVGVQKFWDALIHNKSAVRPTDDPALTALSPVVAPAADFDATQFLPQKIVKDSARFTHMALVAAMEAVQDAGLGTDGGASWRPETDADRIGVFMGTTFGSVRSFDDAAADLVLQRTSRAEPRLVSKSIPNAPAASMAIRYGVQGPVLTYSTACASSANSLGEALMWLRSGEIDLALAGGTDCLFAPTLLAGLRASGALAIHGPDDRSTWSRPFDQNRAGMVMGEGAAVLVLEPLERAVARGARIYAEFVGYGTTNDAFHQIAPHPEGTGAGLAIRKALRSARLNPSDIGYINAHATSTKAGDDAEIHALRDVFGEALDHIAVSSIKGSIGHSLGASGAVESLACIEALHTGWLPPNLHCDNPEPGAPARLLRHGAAQERVQYALSNSFGFGGQNGVIIWKAAD; encoded by the coding sequence ATGACAACAGAACCAATGCGCATTGCCGTGACTGGCAGAGGCACGGTGTCCCCTCATGGCGTGGGGGTTCAGAAGTTCTGGGATGCACTCATTCACAACAAATCCGCTGTTCGCCCCACGGACGACCCTGCCCTGACCGCGCTGTCGCCCGTCGTCGCGCCCGCGGCCGATTTTGACGCAACACAGTTTCTCCCGCAAAAAATCGTGAAAGATTCCGCACGGTTTACACATATGGCCCTCGTGGCCGCGATGGAAGCAGTGCAGGACGCTGGCCTCGGGACCGACGGCGGCGCGTCGTGGCGTCCGGAAACCGATGCGGACCGGATCGGCGTCTTCATGGGCACGACGTTCGGGTCCGTTCGCAGCTTTGACGACGCAGCAGCCGACCTCGTCCTGCAGCGGACGTCGCGCGCCGAACCGCGGCTGGTATCGAAGTCCATCCCGAATGCACCGGCAGCCTCGATGGCCATTCGCTACGGCGTCCAAGGCCCTGTGCTCACCTACTCGACCGCGTGCGCCTCTTCTGCCAACTCGCTTGGCGAGGCTTTGATGTGGCTGCGCAGCGGCGAGATCGACCTCGCGCTGGCTGGCGGCACCGACTGCCTGTTCGCCCCGACCTTGCTGGCGGGTCTTCGCGCGTCCGGCGCGCTCGCCATCCATGGCCCCGACGACCGGTCGACCTGGTCCCGCCCGTTCGACCAAAACCGCGCAGGGATGGTGATGGGTGAAGGCGCCGCCGTCCTGGTCCTCGAACCCCTCGAACGGGCCGTGGCACGCGGCGCGCGCATCTATGCCGAATTCGTCGGGTATGGCACCACCAACGACGCCTTCCACCAAATCGCACCGCATCCAGAGGGCACGGGCGCTGGCCTCGCCATTCGCAAGGCGCTTCGTTCGGCGCGCCTGAATCCGAGCGATATCGGCTACATCAACGCCCATGCAACCTCCACGAAGGCCGGCGACGACGCTGAAATCCACGCGCTGCGCGACGTGTTTGGAGAAGCCCTGGACCACATTGCTGTCAGTTCCATCAAGGGCTCCATCGGACACTCCCTCGGTGCTTCCGGCGCCGTGGAGAGTCTGGCCTGCATCGAAGCCTTGCACACCGGGTGGCTGCCGCCCAACCTGCATTGCGACAACCCGGAACCAGGTGCCCCGGCGCGGCTCCTGCGCCACGGCGCCGCGCAGGAGCGCGTGCAGTACGCCCTCAGCAACTCGTTCGGCTTCGGCGGACAAAACGGCGTCATCATATGGAAAGCGGCGGACTGA
- a CDS encoding transposase: MPVVQVVWEALDYPCAERLHPVLASTVLQLANHSELKLTPEIMRDLEQISRATLARRIAKWTRPGAKHIPADKRPSAHLRSEIPVERYEWNEGRPGALEIDLVEHNGGSSLGHFAYTLSVVDVVTGYSRRLAVLGRGQAGVKAALERILTEWPYPVWGIHSDNGSEFINGHLVRFTKANGLAFTRSRPYKKNDNAHVEQKNRFLVREVVGYDRYDTPEHAAWLNTVYAWLDVYANACLPMRKVVEKKREGSHVRKKYDIARTPLKRAMEANVVSEDSKQHWAQWAELLNPLQLHRQLVTLLAQGPEGANVTPAPMPAPAPWIEAKGSWSNGTQEAR; this comes from the coding sequence ATGCCCGTGGTTCAGGTGGTTTGGGAAGCGCTCGACTATCCTTGCGCAGAACGCCTGCACCCGGTTCTGGCGAGCACCGTCCTGCAGTTGGCCAACCACAGCGAACTCAAGCTCACGCCGGAAATCATGCGCGATCTGGAGCAGATTAGCCGTGCGACGCTAGCCCGCCGAATCGCCAAGTGGACACGCCCCGGCGCGAAACACATTCCTGCCGATAAACGACCGTCTGCGCATCTGCGTTCAGAAATCCCTGTGGAGCGCTATGAGTGGAACGAAGGCAGGCCCGGCGCACTGGAAATCGACTTGGTCGAGCATAACGGCGGTTCGTCCCTTGGCCACTTTGCCTACACACTCTCAGTCGTCGATGTCGTGACAGGATACAGCCGACGCCTTGCCGTACTTGGCCGGGGCCAGGCCGGCGTCAAGGCTGCATTGGAACGTATATTGACTGAATGGCCGTATCCGGTATGGGGCATCCACAGTGACAACGGCAGTGAATTCATCAATGGCCACTTGGTTCGCTTCACGAAAGCGAATGGCTTGGCGTTCACGAGAAGCCGCCCTTACAAAAAGAACGACAATGCCCACGTGGAGCAAAAAAATCGATTCCTTGTACGCGAAGTCGTCGGGTACGACCGGTACGACACGCCAGAGCATGCCGCGTGGCTCAACACCGTATACGCGTGGCTTGACGTGTATGCCAACGCTTGTTTGCCAATGCGTAAGGTCGTCGAGAAGAAACGTGAAGGCAGCCACGTACGGAAGAAGTACGACATTGCCCGGACACCGTTGAAGCGGGCGATGGAGGCTAATGTCGTCTCGGAAGATAGTAAGCAACACTGGGCTCAATGGGCCGAATTGCTCAACCCGCTTCAGCTGCATCGGCAGTTGGTTACGCTCTTGGCGCAAGGCCCAGAGGGAGCCAATGTTACCCCGGCGCCTATGCCCGCACCCGCTCCATGGATTGAAGCCAAGGGAAGCTGGTCAAACGGAACTCAAGAAGCTCGTTGA
- the ltrA gene encoding group II intron reverse transcriptase/maturase: MRSHDEQRQQNTPQGASTQRVAVKPREAEERGPSSSSVQGQNPSCEDSTNLLERMLQRENMLQALKRVESNKGAPGVDGVTVEQLRSYVQTHWADIRQQLLAGTYKPQPVRRVEIPKPGGGMRKLGIPAVIDRLIQQALLQVLTPIFDPGFSPNSYGFRPGRNAHDAVKKAQEYIREGYAWTVDMDLAAFFDRVNHDMLMARVARKVKDKRVLRLIRAYLNAGVLENGVVVRSEEGTPQGGPLSPLLANILLDDFDKELTKRGHKFVRYADDCNVYVKSRRAGERVMASLTRYLEEDLKLKVNRDKSAVDRPQRRKFLGFSFLYGKQAPIRLADKTIQRFKDRVRQITSRTRSMPLAERIRQLNAYMMGWVAYFRLAQMKGHCERFDEWIRRRLRMCIWKQWKRVRTRYRELRALNQPEWVVHMMANSRRGPWFMAKNLNNAMDKAYFEALGLKSLQERYLQLRSVS; this comes from the coding sequence ATGCGTTCGCACGACGAGCAGAGACAGCAGAATACCCCGCAAGGGGCCTCCACTCAGAGGGTAGCGGTGAAGCCGCGAGAGGCTGAGGAGAGAGGGCCGAGTTCGTCGTCGGTACAAGGACAGAACCCATCCTGCGAGGACAGTACCAACTTGCTGGAGAGGATGCTGCAGCGGGAGAACATGCTGCAAGCCCTCAAGCGAGTCGAGTCGAACAAAGGAGCGCCGGGCGTGGACGGAGTGACGGTAGAACAACTACGGTCGTATGTCCAGACGCACTGGGCTGACATCCGTCAGCAGTTGCTCGCGGGAACCTACAAGCCTCAACCCGTCAGGCGGGTCGAAATTCCGAAACCCGGAGGCGGGATGAGGAAGTTGGGGATTCCCGCTGTGATCGACCGACTCATCCAGCAAGCGCTTCTCCAGGTGCTCACACCCATCTTCGACCCTGGATTCTCACCGAACAGCTACGGGTTTCGCCCTGGGCGGAATGCCCATGACGCGGTGAAGAAGGCGCAGGAGTACATCCGAGAAGGGTATGCATGGACAGTCGATATGGACTTGGCGGCATTCTTCGACCGCGTGAACCACGACATGCTGATGGCACGAGTGGCACGCAAGGTGAAGGACAAGCGAGTTCTGCGGCTGATACGGGCGTATCTGAACGCGGGTGTGCTGGAGAATGGAGTTGTGGTGCGAAGTGAAGAGGGCACGCCACAAGGCGGGCCACTCAGCCCACTCTTGGCAAACATCCTGCTGGACGACTTCGACAAGGAGCTTACGAAACGTGGGCACAAGTTTGTCCGTTACGCGGACGACTGCAATGTCTACGTAAAGTCCCGCAGGGCTGGCGAACGGGTGATGGCGTCGCTTACGAGATACCTGGAGGAGGATCTAAAACTCAAGGTCAATCGAGACAAGAGTGCCGTAGACAGACCACAGCGACGAAAGTTTCTGGGGTTTAGCTTCCTGTACGGGAAGCAGGCGCCGATTCGATTGGCCGACAAGACCATCCAGCGATTCAAGGACAGGGTGCGCCAGATTACAAGCCGAACACGAAGCATGCCGCTGGCAGAGCGGATACGCCAACTCAACGCCTACATGATGGGCTGGGTGGCGTACTTCCGACTCGCACAGATGAAAGGGCATTGTGAACGGTTCGACGAGTGGATACGCCGAAGGCTCAGAATGTGCATCTGGAAGCAGTGGAAACGGGTGAGAACCCGATACCGCGAGCTCCGTGCATTGAACCAGCCGGAATGGGTCGTCCACATGATGGCAAACTCGCGCCGAGGGCCATGGTTCATGGCGAAGAACCTGAACAACGCCATGGACAAGGCGTACTTTGAGGCACTTGGTCTGAAGAGTCTTCAGGAAAGGTACTTGCAGCTTCGTAGTGTTTCATGA
- the dapF gene encoding diaminopimelate epimerase, whose amino-acid sequence MKITKMHGLGNCYIYVSTFEESLREEELPSLAIAVSDIRKGIGSDGLILIGPSEAADVRMRIFNADGSEAENCGNGLRCVAKYAVEHGYVGSNSFTIETKGGIVEAYAHRGANGKVGRVTVDMGVPMFGPAAVGYLGAANGDAAVIAVGEDTFEGQLVSVGNPHFVAFVENAVSLPVAEIGPHIERHPDFPNRVNVEFVTPRGQHELDFRVWERGSGITYACGTGACASVAAGVKRGLLSGRVTVHLLGGDLEIEMKDGHVWMTGEAVEVLTGEYPRS is encoded by the coding sequence ATGAAAATCACGAAAATGCATGGACTTGGCAACTGTTACATCTATGTGAGTACATTCGAAGAATCCCTTCGGGAGGAGGAACTCCCGTCCCTGGCGATTGCGGTGAGCGACATCCGCAAGGGGATTGGGTCGGACGGGTTGATTCTGATTGGACCGTCAGAGGCGGCGGACGTACGGATGCGGATTTTTAACGCGGACGGCTCCGAGGCGGAGAACTGCGGCAACGGGCTGCGCTGCGTCGCGAAGTATGCGGTGGAACACGGGTATGTCGGGTCGAATTCCTTCACGATTGAAACGAAGGGAGGCATTGTCGAGGCGTACGCACATCGCGGCGCGAACGGCAAGGTGGGGCGAGTGACCGTCGATATGGGCGTTCCCATGTTCGGGCCAGCGGCGGTGGGCTACTTGGGTGCAGCGAACGGGGATGCCGCCGTGATCGCGGTAGGTGAAGATACCTTTGAAGGGCAGCTGGTATCCGTCGGCAACCCGCACTTCGTGGCGTTTGTGGAAAATGCCGTTTCGCTGCCGGTGGCGGAGATTGGGCCGCACATCGAACGGCACCCGGATTTTCCGAACCGCGTCAACGTCGAGTTTGTCACGCCGCGCGGGCAGCACGAACTGGACTTTCGAGTTTGGGAACGCGGGTCTGGGATTACCTATGCGTGCGGCACAGGGGCTTGCGCGAGTGTCGCTGCAGGCGTCAAACGGGGATTGCTGTCGGGGCGCGTTACGGTTCACCTGCTGGGCGGCGACCTGGAGATTGAGATGAAGGACGGGCACGTGTGGATGACCGGTGAAGCCGTCGAAGTCCTGACAGGCGAATACCCTCGTTCATGA
- a CDS encoding MBL fold metallo-hydrolase: protein MQISSESLSEHVVRVTIPTPTLPPAFSTNTYLVHHSGEAILVDMGSREPTLVDGVLTLLEQHHIHTVKGVVATHYHRDHTDGLVPLAQAAASVPFIHPVDLAGARRTLDAEAEALREMPAAFQVGTLSVRVEHRPGHTHGHIHLLIPDDGVILVGDHLAGEGSVWIGPPDGHMQDYYTALAAIRDSGFEIAGPGHGPALRDAAAAAGALLARRQSREDAIAALARGTWLSLDELYQHIYGANVHPGAAGVAKRTLRAHVQHMLDTSRLQRQYVPGRGFVYRS, encoded by the coding sequence ATGCAGATTTCTTCCGAGTCACTGTCCGAGCATGTCGTGCGAGTCACGATTCCGACGCCAACGCTCCCACCGGCCTTTTCCACTAACACATACCTTGTCCACCATTCCGGCGAAGCAATCCTGGTGGATATGGGCAGCCGCGAGCCCACGCTCGTGGACGGTGTGCTGACGCTGCTGGAGCAGCACCACATCCACACCGTCAAGGGGGTGGTCGCGACGCATTATCATCGCGATCATACAGACGGGCTGGTCCCGCTTGCCCAGGCTGCCGCGTCGGTCCCGTTTATCCACCCGGTCGACCTCGCAGGTGCCCGGCGAACGCTGGATGCAGAAGCCGAGGCGCTGCGGGAGATGCCCGCCGCATTCCAAGTCGGCACGCTGTCGGTCCGCGTCGAACATCGCCCGGGTCACACGCACGGGCACATCCATCTGCTGATTCCGGACGACGGGGTGATTTTGGTGGGTGACCACCTGGCCGGAGAAGGGTCGGTGTGGATTGGGCCTCCGGACGGCCACATGCAGGACTATTACACCGCGCTGGCCGCCATCCGCGACAGCGGCTTTGAAATCGCAGGCCCCGGCCACGGCCCGGCCTTGCGAGACGCCGCGGCAGCAGCAGGAGCCCTGCTGGCGAGACGGCAGTCCCGCGAGGATGCCATTGCGGCCCTCGCCCGCGGCACCTGGCTGTCCTTGGACGAACTCTACCAGCACATCTACGGTGCCAACGTCCATCCCGGTGCGGCAGGCGTCGCGAAGCGGACCTTGCGGGCCCATGTCCAGCACATGTTGGACACGTCGCGCTTACAGCGTCAGTATGTGCCTGGACGCGGGTTTGTCTACCGCAGCTGA
- a CDS encoding RNA degradosome polyphosphate kinase — translation MNKFDDRTYFFNRELSWLAFNERVLAEAERRENPLFERLKFLSITASNLDEFFMVRVAGLKDQVKIGYAQPDNKTQMKPAEQLARIARQAHVQVKRMYEVYRDVLVPALSREGIRFRTPARLTRRQRAVVTDYFHRHVFPVLTPLAVDASHPFPLLANKGLNIAALLKVDASAQVSAAVDPLEAEDDLLYAVVPVPSVLPRCVEVPTAGGLTYVLLEEVIRAHLEALFPGHEVLESACFRITRNGDISVDEEHAEDLLEEIEKELKKRQRGDEVRLEVSHRMGRGLLAFLKDRLELSKDDIYWISGPIDLTYLSRFDALPGFDHLRFPPQLPQPPRDLIGEMEIFDAIKHKDILVFHPYESFEPVVHLVRQAADDPDVLAIKQTLYRVGRDSPVVEALARAAENGKQVTVLFELKARFDEENNIVWAKKLEEAGCHVIYGLVGLKTHSKITLVVRREGAELRRYVHLSTGNYNQATARLYTDIGLFTANEAFGYDASEFFNHLTGYGMTPSWRQIVTAPHGLKSAFLQFIRNEIEKTTPEHPGRIIAKMNSLTDKDIIMALYEASLAGVQIDLLVRGICCLRPGLPGVSENIRVSSIVGRFLEHSRIFYFRNGGEERFYLSSADWMTRNMINRVEILFPVLQHNLQERLRHILEIQLADNVNRYRLRSDGVYEMVVEEGKTLSSQQYFYEEAHQCAQERTAEGPRPLIPVTVV, via the coding sequence ATGAACAAGTTCGATGACCGAACATACTTCTTCAATCGGGAACTCAGTTGGCTTGCGTTTAACGAGCGCGTGCTGGCGGAGGCGGAGCGTCGAGAGAATCCGCTGTTTGAACGGCTGAAATTTTTGTCGATCACAGCGTCAAATCTAGACGAGTTTTTTATGGTGCGTGTCGCGGGACTCAAGGACCAGGTCAAGATTGGCTATGCGCAGCCGGACAACAAAACGCAAATGAAACCGGCGGAGCAGCTCGCCCGCATCGCCCGCCAGGCCCATGTGCAAGTGAAACGCATGTATGAGGTGTACCGGGATGTCCTGGTGCCAGCCCTGAGCCGGGAGGGGATTCGCTTTCGCACACCGGCTCGGCTGACGCGGCGGCAGCGGGCTGTGGTCACGGACTATTTTCATCGGCACGTGTTCCCCGTGTTGACGCCGCTGGCGGTGGACGCCAGTCACCCGTTTCCGCTCCTTGCCAACAAGGGACTCAACATCGCGGCGCTGCTGAAGGTCGACGCGTCGGCACAGGTGTCTGCGGCGGTCGATCCATTGGAAGCCGAAGATGACTTGCTGTACGCGGTGGTTCCTGTGCCTTCCGTGCTGCCCAGGTGTGTGGAAGTGCCGACCGCCGGGGGATTGACCTACGTCCTCCTGGAAGAAGTGATTCGCGCGCACCTCGAGGCCTTGTTTCCTGGCCACGAAGTGCTCGAGTCCGCTTGTTTCCGCATCACAAGAAACGGCGATATTTCGGTGGACGAGGAGCATGCGGAGGACCTGCTGGAGGAAATTGAAAAGGAGTTGAAGAAGCGCCAGCGGGGCGACGAAGTTCGCCTGGAAGTCTCGCACCGCATGGGCCGGGGGCTGCTGGCGTTTCTCAAAGACCGCCTGGAGCTGTCCAAGGATGATATTTACTGGATTTCGGGTCCGATTGATTTGACCTACCTGTCGCGCTTTGATGCGCTGCCCGGGTTTGACCACCTGCGTTTTCCGCCTCAGCTGCCGCAGCCGCCGCGCGACTTGATTGGGGAAATGGAAATTTTCGATGCCATCAAGCACAAGGACATCCTGGTCTTTCACCCGTACGAGTCGTTCGAACCCGTGGTTCATCTGGTCCGTCAGGCTGCGGACGATCCGGACGTGTTGGCCATCAAACAGACCCTGTATCGGGTGGGCCGCGATTCCCCCGTTGTGGAGGCGCTGGCGCGCGCCGCGGAAAACGGGAAGCAGGTGACGGTCCTGTTCGAACTGAAAGCGCGCTTTGACGAAGAAAACAATATTGTGTGGGCGAAAAAGCTGGAGGAAGCCGGCTGTCATGTGATTTACGGACTGGTGGGACTTAAAACGCACAGCAAGATTACGCTCGTGGTGCGCCGCGAAGGCGCCGAACTGCGCCGCTATGTGCACCTGAGCACAGGGAATTACAACCAGGCAACCGCCCGATTGTACACGGATATTGGCTTGTTCACGGCCAACGAGGCATTCGGTTATGATGCATCGGAGTTTTTCAATCATCTCACGGGCTACGGGATGACGCCGAGTTGGCGCCAAATCGTGACGGCGCCGCACGGGCTGAAGTCTGCGTTCCTTCAATTCATCCGCAATGAAATTGAGAAAACCACACCGGAGCACCCGGGACGCATCATCGCGAAGATGAATTCCCTGACCGACAAGGACATCATCATGGCGCTGTACGAAGCGTCGTTGGCGGGGGTTCAGATTGACTTGCTGGTGCGGGGCATCTGCTGCCTCCGGCCGGGGCTTCCGGGCGTCAGCGAGAACATCCGCGTGTCCAGCATTGTCGGCCGCTTTTTGGAACACAGCCGCATTTTCTATTTTCGGAACGGGGGAGAAGAAAGATTCTATCTGTCGAGCGCAGACTGGATGACGCGCAACATGATTAACCGAGTGGAAATTCTGTTCCCCGTCCTGCAGCACAACCTGCAGGAGCGGCTGCGTCACATCCTCGAGATTCAGTTGGCAGACAACGTGAACCGCTACCGCCTGCGTTCGGACGGCGTGTATGAAATGGTCGTGGAGGAAGGGAAGACGCTGTCGAGTCAGCAGTACTTCTACGAGGAAGCGCACCAGTGTGCACAGGAGCGTACGGCCGAGGGGCCTCGGCCGCTCATTCCAGTCACCGTTGTGTAA
- a CDS encoding Ppx/GppA family phosphatase has protein sequence MNRLGIIDLGSNSARLVIYVIGEQGQYRPSFRLKRNTRLAHYLDADKGLSEAGIDRAIRDVSAFRSAGQQFGIQQWIPVTTAAIRQAANRAEVLGRLQDHTGLTFRLLTGEEEAWYSYLGVINTMDIRDGLFVDIGGASTEVMQVQNRQLVHAVSIPFGALTLTRRFQQVPQAQQTQAITKFMKDTFADHAWIQGCSGLPIVGIGGTARAVAKIARQMHATEMNRYHGYEIDEATLAGIYGAIEKSSVQERQKLGKLSDTRAEMIHAGVAVIRALADSIAAPRFLVSGSGLREGLFYEHLFQTRETPVLNDVKQHSVHNMLTLFDVNPDLAAQVADCAVHLFDALCPLHHLGPSVRELLYYAAMTDMMGTYINAERYTTHTHYLLWSSHLYGFTQTELSTMTQIQTGKGPKTNRRLHLFIQLAKRLVWEGGWRAEHLHFLLTGKKLTISPASGGPLAIDLNGVAKGLHKRFGVTLQVP, from the coding sequence ATGAACCGACTTGGCATTATCGATCTCGGGTCCAATTCGGCCCGTCTGGTCATCTACGTCATCGGCGAACAAGGGCAGTATCGGCCGTCGTTCCGCCTCAAACGAAACACCCGGCTGGCGCATTACCTCGATGCAGACAAGGGCCTGTCGGAGGCCGGCATCGACCGGGCCATCCGCGATGTTTCCGCATTCCGCAGCGCCGGACAGCAGTTCGGCATCCAGCAGTGGATCCCGGTGACGACCGCCGCGATCCGCCAAGCCGCCAACCGCGCCGAGGTCTTGGGGCGGCTGCAGGACCACACTGGACTCACCTTCCGTCTGCTGACGGGCGAGGAGGAGGCGTGGTACAGCTACCTGGGTGTCATCAATACGATGGACATTCGCGATGGGCTGTTCGTGGATATCGGCGGCGCCAGCACGGAGGTGATGCAGGTTCAGAACCGGCAGCTGGTCCACGCCGTCAGCATTCCCTTCGGCGCGCTGACCTTGACCCGGCGGTTCCAGCAGGTGCCGCAGGCGCAGCAAACGCAGGCCATCACCAAGTTCATGAAGGATACGTTTGCAGACCATGCGTGGATTCAGGGGTGTTCGGGACTGCCGATTGTCGGCATCGGCGGCACCGCGCGCGCCGTCGCCAAAATCGCGCGCCAAATGCACGCGACCGAGATGAACCGGTACCACGGGTACGAGATTGACGAGGCGACCCTGGCAGGCATTTACGGCGCGATCGAAAAAAGCTCGGTTCAAGAGCGGCAAAAACTGGGGAAGCTTTCCGACACACGGGCCGAGATGATTCACGCCGGCGTTGCGGTCATTCGCGCCTTGGCAGACAGCATCGCAGCGCCGCGGTTTCTGGTCAGCGGCAGCGGGCTGCGCGAAGGACTGTTTTATGAACACCTGTTTCAAACCCGCGAGACCCCGGTGCTGAACGACGTCAAACAGCACAGCGTTCACAACATGCTCACCTTGTTTGATGTCAACCCAGACCTGGCGGCACAGGTGGCAGACTGCGCCGTACATCTGTTTGACGCGCTGTGCCCTCTGCACCATCTCGGCCCATCGGTGCGCGAGCTGTTGTACTACGCAGCCATGACGGATATGATGGGGACCTACATCAACGCGGAACGGTACACGACCCACACGCATTATTTGCTGTGGTCTTCGCACCTGTACGGCTTTACACAAACGGAATTGTCGACCATGACCCAGATTCAGACGGGCAAAGGACCAAAGACGAACCGCCGGCTGCATCTCTTCATACAACTGGCCAAACGACTCGTGTGGGAAGGCGGCTGGCGGGCAGAACACCTGCACTTCCTCTTGACGGGCAAAAAGCTCACGATATCCCCTGCTTCGGGCGGTCCGCTTGCCATCGACCTGAACGGAGTGGCCAAAGGCCTCCACAAACGGTTCGGCGTCACGCTTCAGGTGCCATGA